The DNA window GGCGGGCTGCGGCGGCTCGTCGTCCCATTCGGGGGTGACGGGCGTTTTGGGCGGGCCGAACATCGTCAACTTGGCCGTCCGCACGAAGTGACGCCACGAACTGAACGTCGAGATCACGGCCGTCGGCTCGTAGCCGCAGTGAACCATGCAGTCCTGGCACTTGGGGTTGCCGCTGGCGCGCCCATAGGCGTCCCAGTCGGTCGAGTCGAGCAGCTCCTGGTAACTCGACACATAACCTTCGTCGAGCAAGTAGCAGGGCTTTTGCCAGCCGAACAGATTGTAAGCCGGCATCCCCCACGGCGTGCATTCCAAGTCCATCCGCCCGCAGAGAAACTCGAGGAACAACGGCGACATGTTGAAGTTCCAGCGCCGCTTCGGATTCGAGAGCATCCGCTGGAACAGTCGCCGGGTCTTTTCACGCTGCAGAAAGTGATCTTGGTCCGGGGCCTTGGCATAGCTGTAGCCAGGCGAGAGCATCATCCCCTCGACGCCCAGGTCCATCAGGTCGTCGAAGAACTTGCGCAGCCGGTGCGGGTCGGCGCCATCGAACAAGGTGGTATTCGTCGTCACGCGAAAACCGGCGGCCAGCGCCGCGCGGATCGCTTCGGCCGCAACGTCGTAGACCCCTTCACGACAGACGGCCACGTCGTGTTCTTCGCGCGGTCCGTCCATGTGGACCGAAAAGGCCAGGTACTTCGAAGGCTTGAAGCGGGGGAGGAACTCCTGCAGCTTCAATGCGTTGGTGCAGAGATAGATGAACTTCTTGCGCGCGACGAGCCCTTCGACAATCTCGACGATCTGCGGATGCAGCAATGGTTCGCCGCCGGGAATGGCCACCATCGGCGCGCCGCATTCATCGACCGCGCGAAAGCATTGCTCCGGTGTCAGATTCCGGCGCAGGACTTCGGCCGGGAACTGAATCTTGCCACAGCCGGAGCACGCCAGGTTGCAGCGAAACAACGGTTCGAGCATCAGCACCATCGGATAGCGCTTCACGCCGCGCAGCCGCTTGCCTAGCACATACGTCGCCACGGTCCACATCTGCGACACAGGAACGGCCATATCAATTCACTCCGTTTCGACGAGCGGTGCGTGGCAGCGAGCGGCCTTGCCTGGCCAGCAGTTCGCCACGACGATCGCTGAGGTCAGCCTTCGTCGGCCACTTCTTGCAGCGCGAGGGTCATCTTTTCGGGACTGGGCAACTTGATTCCCGTCGCGGCCGCCCATTGCGACAAAGCCATCAACGGGAAATAGATCGGATACATGTGATAGCGCAGATAGAACACCTGGGGAAAGCCGGTGCCGGTGAACTCGAGTTCGTCCCAGCCGCCGTCTTCGCGCTGGTGATTGACCAACCATTGAATCCCGCGCGCCACCGAGGGGTGGTCGTGCTGACCGGCGGCAATCAGTCCCAATAAAGCCCACGCGGTCTGCGACGGGGTGGCCGGGCCTTGCCCCCGCAGGTGCGGATCGGCGTAACTGTCGGCCGACTCGCCCCACGCGCCGGACGATTGTTGATAGGCGAGCAACCAGTTCACGCCCGCCACCACGGTGGGGTCGCTGCTCGGCACGCCGACGGCGCGCAGCCCGACCAGCACCTGCCACGTGCCATAGATGTAGTTCACGCCCCAGCGGCCGAACCAACTGCCATCGGCTTCTTGCGATTGGCGCAGATAAGCCAGCGCCCGATCGACGGCCGGATTTCCCTGGCGGTGGCCGATCTGGCCCAGCGCTTCGAGCACGCGGGCTGTCAGGTCGGGCGTGCTGGGATCGATCATCGCGTTGTGATCGGCGAACGGCACGTAACAGAGGAACTCGCGATCGTTGTCCTTGTCGAACGCCCCCCAGCCGCCGTCACGGTTCTGCATGGCCAGCGTCCAGCGTTCGGCGCGGGCCAGCGCGTCGGGAATGCGCTCTAGCAGCGCCAAGCGGTTGCTTTGCGACGCTTCGTCCTGGTCGTCAACCAGTCTTAGGGTGCCCGGCGCGGCGGGCGTTTCGGCCGGGGCGCGGAACTGGTCGGCCAAGGCCATCATGCACATGGCCGTGTCGTCCAGGTCCGGGTAATAGTCGTTGGCAAACTCAAAGCACCAGCCGCCGGGTTGCACGTCAACCGTGTTCGCCCAATCGCCCGTGCGATGAATCTGATTGCGCAGGAGCCAATCGCTCGAACGCTCGATCGCGGCGTCGCTGGCCGGCAGTCCACTGGCCGACAGAGCCCGCATGGCGATCGACGTGTCCCAGACAGGCGATTTGCACGGTTGCAACCGCGCCGTGGTTTCTTCCTCGATGATCAGCCCTTCGAGTCGCTCGTAGCAGTAGCGCAACTCGGGCGAAGAGTCTTTGTAACCCAACGAGCGCAGGGCGATCACGGCCCAGACCATCGGCGGGAAGATCGCTCCCAGGCCGTCGCTACCGCCGAAGCGGTCGATCATCCACCGCTCGGCTTGCGCCAGCGCGCGGCGACGCAACGGCAACAAGCGATGCCGCTCGCAAAACTTCAGGGTGTTGTCGACCGCGCGGAAGAACCGTTCCCAGCCCAGCACCTTGACGCTGCGCTTCACGCACGGCGAGCGCAGCGGCGGCCAGTTCTCGGGCTGGCGAATGAACAGCTCGCGAATGCCAAAGCGGCTGTCGATCGGGTTCTTGGGCTTCAGGGCCGACATGATGGCCAGGGGGATGACGATCGTCCGGCTCCAGGAACTCATCGCGTAGATGTTCACCGGGAACCATTTGGGCAACAGGATCATCTCGGGCGGCACGACCGGGCATTGCTCATAGCCGATCTGTCCCAAGAGCGCCAGGTAGAACCGCGTGAAGCTGTTCACCGCGTCGGCGCCGCCGTGGGCCAGGATGGCGCTGCGGGCGCGCTGCATGTATTCGGCCGCGGGGTCGTGACCAGTGAGCTTCAGCGCGAAATAGGCCTTCACGCTGCCGCTGATTTCCATATCGCCGCCGGGGTACATGCCCCAGCCGCCGCCGGGCTGCTGTTGATTCAGGATGTGCCGGGCGAGCTTGCGCGCCAGCGGCGTATCGGCCCGTCCCAGCCAGGCCAGCAGCAGGATGTATTCGCTTTCCAGGATCGTGTCCCCTTCGAGTTCGGCCACCCAGTAGCCATCCTCGTGCTGCTGGTTCAGCAGCCACCCGCGCGTGCGGGCAATAGCGCGGCGCAAGGGCGCCGATTGGCGATCGTACGTGGAATGCATCGCAGAACTCGCGGGAGAAGCGTCGTCCGTTACACCAACCATGGCTGCGACGCGAACCAGAGGGCTAAATTCCATGCCACCACTTTCAGCGTTCGAGCCGCCATCCATGACGCGCGGGCTACCGATCCGCCAGGCAGTGTTCTGGTAGCACCCAAGTTCAATCTATGCCATCACCTTACAACCGACAAGGTCATCGCTATTGTCAGGACCGGAAAGTTCGGTACTCCAACACTTCGCAATCGTTAAACATGTTCTAAATTACTGGCACGAAATCGGCGCGCGCTGATTAGCTTGGAAGACAAGTTCCTCGCGCGGCGCGTGCCTTGGGGCGCGTTCGACGCGGCGCTGTTTAAGTATGACGCCGACGCATCTTGCTCGTGCTAGCACGGCGACTGAACTCAACCATTCACCACTGCAACTAACGGAACGACGATGGCCAAAGCCACCAAGCTACAAGGGATTTTTACTCCAAATCTGGTGCCACTCGACGCGCGTGGCGAGATCAACGAGCCAGAACTGCGCCGCTACGTCGATTGGTTGATCGAGCGCGGCGTGCATGGCTTGTACCCGAACGGCTCGACCGGCGAGTTCACACGTTTCTCGATCGAAGAACGGCGGCGGATCATTCAGATCATGGCCGACCAGACCCGCGGCCGAGTCCCCATCTTGGCCGGGGCCGCCGAAGCGAACGTGCGCGAGACGATTGCCGCCTGCGAGTATTACCACAGTCTGGGCGTGCGGGCCGTGGCGATCGTGGCGCCGTTTTACTACAAGTTGAGCGCGCCGGCGGTCTACGCCTATTTCAAAGAGATTGGCGACAACACGCCGATCGATGTCACGCTGTACAATATTCCGCTGTTCGCCTCGCCGATCGACGTGCCGACGGTGCAACGCTTGAGCGAAGAATGCGAACGGATCGTGGCCATCAAGGACAGCTCGGGCGACTTGCCGCACATGATGCGGATGATCGCCGCCGTGCGACCCAATCGGCCCGATTTCAGCTTCATGACCGGCTGGGACGCGGCCTTGATGCCCATGCTGCTCGTCGGCGCCGACGGCGGCACCAACGCCAGCAGCGGCATAGTACCCGAGCTGACGCGCAAACTTTACGACCAGGTCCGCGCGGGCCAGATCGACGACGCGCGCCAACTGCAATACAAATTGCTCCGCGTGTTCGACCCGATGCTGTATCAGGCCGACTTCCCCGAAGGGGTCCGTGCCGCGCTGCGGGCCCGCGGGTTCAACCCTGGCTCGGGGCGGATGCCGCTCGACCCGTCGCAGTTGCCGGGCATTCAAGCGATTGAAGACAAGATGCGACAACTACTGGTGGACGAAGGCTTTGACATCTATGCTGGTTCGGGCGCGTCGCGCGCGGCCGGCGCGGGTGACACCCAACTGGTCACGCAAATTGTTCAATCGGTGATGGGCGAATTGCAACGCCGCGGCTTGCAAGTACGCTAGGAAATCTTGGTGTAAAAGATTCAGGCTTGAGCGGCGCGGCGTTTACCCTTCTCCCCCCGGGAGAAGGTGGCGGCGCTAGCCGCCGGATGAGGGTCAGCGCGGCGCTCGTAGTGCAATGCGTCGACCCTCCCCCTGACCCCTCCCTGAAAGGGAGGGGTGTTGATCGAACGAGCCGCGAACTGTGAACTGAACACGACGCTTCACGACAAGAGCGAACAACGTATGGAAAGTCTCGCGCTGCTCGAAGTCAGTAACCTGGCGCCGTCGCTGCTGGTGGCCGATCGGTGCATCAAGGCGGCCGGCGTCACCATCCTGGGCATTGAAAGCGCCGACTCGCCGATGCAGTGCATCAAGCTGGTCGGCACGACCGCGGCGGTGCGCGAAGCGGCCGAGCAAGGCATGGCGCTGGCCAAGCTGATGGGAGCCACGTCGAGCTACGTGGTCATGCCCGCCCCGCGCGCTGAAACCCTGGCCCAAGCCAAACAACCCCCTGCATTCAGTCCCTTATTGGGCGTGTACGACGCCCGCATTCCCAAGGAGAATTCGATGGCTGGTTCCGACGCGATTGGTCTGCTGGAAACCCAAGGTCTCGTGGCGGCGCTGCACGCCACCGACGAGATGTTGAAGAGCGCCAATGTTCAGTTGGTGGGCAAGGAAAAGATCGGCGCGGCTTACGTGACGATCATGGTTCGCGGCGACGTGGCCGCGGTGCAGGCCGCGATCTCGGCTGGCAAGCAGACGGTCGAGCGCCTGGGTGGTAAGTTGATCCTGGCCGACACCATCGCCCGCCCGCATCCCGACCTGGCCGCACTGCTGCCGACGAAGTAAAGTCCGCACGTTGTCTTCGTGCGTTAATTCAATTGCTTGGAATCATCCGTTTGGTCAACCAAGTCCTGGCGGTGACGCCCGCGCGGTTGATCTGGAACATCACCGCGCCGTCGCGGGCGGTGTGGAACCGCTCGGCTCCTTGCTCGGCGTAGGCCGCGTCGACCAGTTGCAGGTCGCGGCCGTCTCCGCCGCTGAAGACGACGAACTCCGGCTTGCTCCACGCAGCGAACCCAGGCGGGTCCGAGCGCGCCGAGCCGTGGTGCGGAGCCAGCACCACGTCGCAATCAACCGCCGGCGAGCGCAGCAGCGGTTCGAGCCCCGGCGTTTCCAGGTCGCCGGTCAATAGGACGCGCCGGCCAGCAAATTCGACCAGCCAGACCAGGCTGTTGGCGTTGTCGCTTTCGACCACGCCCGAAGCCGATGGATGCAACACAGTGGCGCGGCAGTTCGGCGCTAACTCAATCGTCGACCCTTGCGACCACGTCGTGTGCGGCACGCCGGCGCGCTCGATGGCGGCGAACAACACTTGCCCGGCCTCGTCCAACGGCCGCGGCTGCGGCGCGAGATAAACGCCGTCGACCTCGAAGCGTTCCAGCAACTCGGGCACGGCATTGAAATGATCGACGTCCAAGTGCGAAACGACGATCCCGCGAATGCGTCGCACACGCCGCGACCAAAGATAGTTCGACACCGACTGCACGGCGGCATGGGGCGAACCGAGCCGGCCGGCGTCGTAAAGCCAGACGTCGCCACCGGGCAACTCGACAACCGTGGCCAGCCCGTGACCAACCGACAGGAACGTCACCCGCATCGTTTCCGCGGGCAGGTTCGGTGTGGCGGCCGAGACGAACAGCGCCATCCCCAGCCACGCCGTCGGCAACGCCGGACGAAGCCAGGGGCGCGCAGGCTGGCGCGGCAACGACCAGGCCAAAGCACAGACCGCGTAGAAGCCCACGACCCAAATCAACGTCGGCCCGGCGGTCCACCAGTGGCCCGCTTCGAGTTCGCTGGCCACGTGGACACAACCATCCACGACCGCCAAACTCCGATCGCAACAATATCCAAGCGGTGTCGCCAACAGCGGGAACCAGGTACCGACAAAGACGAGCAACAGCCCGGACAAGAGCGCCACCGTGGCCGGCAGGGCCAACACCGGCGTCAGCAACACGCAGATCGGCGACACCAGGTGAAATTGCTGCGCCACCAGCGGCGCGGCAAGGCACCAGATCGCCAGCGAAGTACCGACGCTGGTCATTGCGGCCGACCGTGCGCGGCGCAGCGCGCGCCACGGCCAGGGCTGCATCTGCTGAATATGTCGAGTCAGCGGATCGGCTTCGCGCCGCGCAAGCGCGATGGTACACGCGCCGAGGACCGCCGTGCAGAGGAACGACAACTGCGGCCCAGCTCGAAACAGATCGGCAGGGTTCATGGCCAGCACGACCAACGCTGCCCCGGCCAGCGTATTGAACGCCAGCACGCGACGCCCGGCCAAGGTGGCGACGCAAGCCAGCAGCAACACGACCGTGGCCCGCACGGCGGGTGGCTCGGCCTCGACCAGCAAGGCATAACCGACGACCAGGGCCGACACACAGCAGGCCGTCACCTGCGGCCGCCAGGCCATCACTCGCAGCACGGCGAACAGCCCCATCGCCAACAGCCCGACGTGCAGGCCCGAGATCGACAGGATATGAACCATGCCGGTCTTCATGTAGGTCTGGGTGTCCTCGGGAGACATCTCTTCACGCAGGCCGAGGAACAGCGCGCTGGCCAGTGGCGCTCGTTCGCGGGCGATGTGCTTCCACAGTAGCGCGTCGGCTCGGCGGCGTGCGCCATCGAACCAGCGCCGCCAGCTTACGCTCGGCGAGTCGACGACCGTCACGCCGTCAGGATGCTCGCACCACAATCGGCAAAGCTGCCGATCGGCCCGGGCATGCCGCGCATAGTCGAAATCGTCCGGGTTCATCGCCGGGGCCAACTGGGACAGCCGGCCAAACACGCGGACCCGATCGCCACAATGGACGTGCGGAGTTTGTCCCTCGACCGTCAGCCAGGCTCGGCCGGCGGTCGCACGCCAGTTCGCGCCATCGCGCACGGCCAGCGCGCTGATGAGCAGGCGCGTGCGGATACCCGACTGGGCGGTGGAAAGGGGATCGCGCTCGCGCGGGGTGATCTCGCGCGGGCCCGAGACGACTTCGGCCTCCAAGCAAACCGGCGACGATTCCCGCCCGGCCAGCAGGCCAAGCTCGTCGCGATGGAACAGATTCCAACAGCCGTGGTGCCATCCGCCGGCCAAGGTAAGCCAGGCGATGAGGACCGCGACCGAGGCAGCGCCCGCGCGCTGACAGCGATGCAACACCAACCAGATGGCCAAACCGGCGAGTGCGATCGTCCACCACACCGGCGCGGCGAGCGACACGATGAAGCGATCAAGCGCGATGCCAAGCGCTGCCGCGCCAAGCACCACGACCAGCGGCTGATACGAACCGGCGGGTGAAGTCGACGCCGACGACTGAGAGACCGACGCGGAGGATGAGCCGCAGGCGCAACCGAACCATTCGCTGGCGCGCCAGGCAGCCATGAGTCGTCGTCTCCTGCGAACGAACCGTCGGACTGCGCGCCGCCGCTGTTCACGCCACGCGGACCGGGGGGCGAGTGATGATTGCGAGCCACGGTCGAGGAACCCTCAAGCTATCGCTCCCCCCTTGGCACGACAAGAGTTAGCGCCGGCGATGCGGACGCGCGACTTGGGGTGTTTACGCTAAGCGGCTGCTTTCCTTCCCGGCCCAAGTCGGCTATCTTGCCCGGTGTCGGAGGGCGGTTTTGCCGCGGCTTTTTCAACGGATTGGAGTCTCTCGCATGTCGTACCGCACGGTGGCTGGATCTTTGTTCGTGGGCGTCCTGAGCGGCGCCCTCCTCGTCGGCTGCAACCCTGCGGGGCCGCCAGCCAAGCCCACCGCCAGTAAATCCACCGAAGGTAAGTCAGCCGCAGGCGAGTGGGTAGCTTCGCCGGCCAAAGCGCCAGTGTCGGCCAAAGCGCCGGCTGCTAAGCCTGCCGCGCCGGCTGCCGAGACGAAACAGCCCGCTGAGGCAGGAGCCAAGGCCGAGGCGCCGGCTCCGGCCATCCAGTCCGCCGGAACGACACCGCCTTACCTGAAAGACGTGCCGCTGATCGCGCGCGACGTCTTGTTCGGCAACCCGGACAAGGCCGCCGCCCGGATGAGCCACGACTCGAAGCAGCTTGCTTACCTGGCCGCGGTGGATGGCGTGTTGAACGTCTGGGTCGGGCCGATCGACAACCCCGCCGCCGCCAAGCCGGTGACCAAGGATAAGAAGCGGGGCATTCACGGCTACTTCTGGGCCTATACCAACAAGCACGTCCTCTACACCCAGGATCAGGACGGCAACGAGAACGATCGGGTCTACGCCGTCGATCTGACCACGAACGAAACTCGCGACCTGACGCCGCTCGAAAATGTTCAGGCGCAAATCCAAGCCGTCAGCTTCAAGTTCCCTGACGAGTTGCTGGTCGGTCTGAACGATCGCGATCCACAGGTCCACGACGTTTATCGCGTGAACATCCAGACCGGCGAGCGGAAGCTGGTGCAGAAGAACGAGGAAAAGTTCAGCGGCTACGTGGCCGACGAGGATTTTCGCATTCGCTTCGCGGTTCGCTATTCGGACGACGGCGGGCGCGAGATTCTGGAGCCGGACGGAAGCGGCGGCTGGAAGACGTTCATGCGCGTGCCACAGGCCGACGCATTGACGACCGGGCCGGCCGGCTTCGACAAGACCGGCAACATCGTCTACCTGGAAGACAGTCGCGATCGCGACACGGCCGCGCTCTATTCGCTGGACCTGAAGACCGGCGCCAAGAAGCTGATCGCGGCCAACGACAAGGCGGACGTGGGGGCGATTCTCTCGCACCCGACCGAGAACACGGTCGAGGCCGTTTCGTTCACCTACACGCGGCAGCAATGGGAAGTCATCGACCCCAAGGTCGGCGAAGACCTGCGTTACCTGCGGACGGTCGACGACGGCGATATTCAGATTCCCAGCCGCTCGCTCGACGACAAGAACTGGATCGTCGCCTATCTAAAGGACGACGGGCCGGTGCGGTACTACTTCTACCGTCGCGAGCCGCGCGAAGCGAAGTTCTTGTTTACCAATCGCAAGTCGCTCGAAGACCTGCCGCTGGTGAAGATGCACCCGATCGTGATCACCTCGCGCGACGGTTTGAACCTGGTCTGCTACCTGACCTTGCCGCCGGGGACCGACGACGACAACGACGCGCGCCCGGACAAACCGCTGCCAATGGTCCTCGACGTGCATGGCGGGCCGTGGTCGCGCGATTCCTGGGGCTTCAATTCCGAGCAT is part of the Planctomycetota bacterium genome and encodes:
- a CDS encoding S9 family peptidase codes for the protein MSYRTVAGSLFVGVLSGALLVGCNPAGPPAKPTASKSTEGKSAAGEWVASPAKAPVSAKAPAAKPAAPAAETKQPAEAGAKAEAPAPAIQSAGTTPPYLKDVPLIARDVLFGNPDKAAARMSHDSKQLAYLAAVDGVLNVWVGPIDNPAAAKPVTKDKKRGIHGYFWAYTNKHVLYTQDQDGNENDRVYAVDLTTNETRDLTPLENVQAQIQAVSFKFPDELLVGLNDRDPQVHDVYRVNIQTGERKLVQKNEEKFSGYVADEDFRIRFAVRYSDDGGREILEPDGSGGWKTFMRVPQADALTTGPAGFDKTGNIVYLEDSRDRDTAALYSLDLKTGAKKLIAANDKADVGAILSHPTENTVEAVSFTYTRQQWEVIDPKVGEDLRYLRTVDDGDIQIPSRSLDDKNWIVAYLKDDGPVRYYFYRREPREAKFLFTNRKSLEDLPLVKMHPIVITSRDGLNLVCYLTLPPGTDDDNDARPDKPLPMVLDVHGGPWSRDSWGFNSEHQLLANRGYAVLAVNFRGSTGLGKSFLNAGNKEWAAKMHDDLLDAVDYCVKHEIADPKRVAIMGGSYGGYATLVGLTFTPDVFACGIDVVGPSNIITLLNAIPPYWQTDIQLFKDRVGDHTTEEGRKFLTERSPLTYVDKIKRPLLIAQGANDPRVKKSEADQIVQAMEAKKIPVIYLLYPDEGHGFRRPANNKSYQAVLEAFLAKHLGGRYQPIGGDFAGATISVPTGADDVPGLVQALKEKK
- a CDS encoding dihydrodipicolinate synthase family protein produces the protein MAKATKLQGIFTPNLVPLDARGEINEPELRRYVDWLIERGVHGLYPNGSTGEFTRFSIEERRRIIQIMADQTRGRVPILAGAAEANVRETIAACEYYHSLGVRAVAIVAPFYYKLSAPAVYAYFKEIGDNTPIDVTLYNIPLFASPIDVPTVQRLSEECERIVAIKDSSGDLPHMMRMIAAVRPNRPDFSFMTGWDAALMPMLLVGADGGTNASSGIVPELTRKLYDQVRAGQIDDARQLQYKLLRVFDPMLYQADFPEGVRAALRARGFNPGSGRMPLDPSQLPGIQAIEDKMRQLLVDEGFDIYAGSGASRAAGAGDTQLVTQIVQSVMGELQRRGLQVR
- a CDS encoding BMC domain-containing protein, which encodes MESLALLEVSNLAPSLLVADRCIKAAGVTILGIESADSPMQCIKLVGTTAAVREAAEQGMALAKLMGATSSYVVMPAPRAETLAQAKQPPAFSPLLGVYDARIPKENSMAGSDAIGLLETQGLVAALHATDEMLKSANVQLVGKEKIGAAYVTIMVRGDVAAVQAAISAGKQTVERLGGKLILADTIARPHPDLAALLPTK
- a CDS encoding ComEC/Rec2 family competence protein — protein: MAAWRASEWFGCACGSSSASVSQSSASTSPAGSYQPLVVVLGAAALGIALDRFIVSLAAPVWWTIALAGLAIWLVLHRCQRAGAASVAVLIAWLTLAGGWHHGCWNLFHRDELGLLAGRESSPVCLEAEVVSGPREITPRERDPLSTAQSGIRTRLLISALAVRDGANWRATAGRAWLTVEGQTPHVHCGDRVRVFGRLSQLAPAMNPDDFDYARHARADRQLCRLWCEHPDGVTVVDSPSVSWRRWFDGARRRADALLWKHIARERAPLASALFLGLREEMSPEDTQTYMKTGMVHILSISGLHVGLLAMGLFAVLRVMAWRPQVTACCVSALVVGYALLVEAEPPAVRATVVLLLACVATLAGRRVLAFNTLAGAALVVLAMNPADLFRAGPQLSFLCTAVLGACTIALARREADPLTRHIQQMQPWPWRALRRARSAAMTSVGTSLAIWCLAAPLVAQQFHLVSPICVLLTPVLALPATVALLSGLLLVFVGTWFPLLATPLGYCCDRSLAVVDGCVHVASELEAGHWWTAGPTLIWVVGFYAVCALAWSLPRQPARPWLRPALPTAWLGMALFVSAATPNLPAETMRVTFLSVGHGLATVVELPGGDVWLYDAGRLGSPHAAVQSVSNYLWSRRVRRIRGIVVSHLDVDHFNAVPELLERFEVDGVYLAPQPRPLDEAGQVLFAAIERAGVPHTTWSQGSTIELAPNCRATVLHPSASGVVESDNANSLVWLVEFAGRRVLLTGDLETPGLEPLLRSPAVDCDVVLAPHHGSARSDPPGFAAWSKPEFVVFSGGDGRDLQLVDAAYAEQGAERFHTARDGAVMFQINRAGVTARTWLTKRMIPSN
- the hpnH gene encoding adenosyl-hopene transferase HpnH; its protein translation is MAVPVSQMWTVATYVLGKRLRGVKRYPMVLMLEPLFRCNLACSGCGKIQFPAEVLRRNLTPEQCFRAVDECGAPMVAIPGGEPLLHPQIVEIVEGLVARKKFIYLCTNALKLQEFLPRFKPSKYLAFSVHMDGPREEHDVAVCREGVYDVAAEAIRAALAAGFRVTTNTTLFDGADPHRLRKFFDDLMDLGVEGMMLSPGYSYAKAPDQDHFLQREKTRRLFQRMLSNPKRRWNFNMSPLFLEFLCGRMDLECTPWGMPAYNLFGWQKPCYLLDEGYVSSYQELLDSTDWDAYGRASGNPKCQDCMVHCGYEPTAVISTFSSWRHFVRTAKLTMFGPPKTPVTPEWDDEPPQPAPPPERELVELTVLN
- a CDS encoding squalene--hopene cyclase gives rise to the protein MHSTYDRQSAPLRRAIARTRGWLLNQQHEDGYWVAELEGDTILESEYILLLAWLGRADTPLARKLARHILNQQQPGGGWGMYPGGDMEISGSVKAYFALKLTGHDPAAEYMQRARSAILAHGGADAVNSFTRFYLALLGQIGYEQCPVVPPEMILLPKWFPVNIYAMSSWSRTIVIPLAIMSALKPKNPIDSRFGIRELFIRQPENWPPLRSPCVKRSVKVLGWERFFRAVDNTLKFCERHRLLPLRRRALAQAERWMIDRFGGSDGLGAIFPPMVWAVIALRSLGYKDSSPELRYCYERLEGLIIEEETTARLQPCKSPVWDTSIAMRALSASGLPASDAAIERSSDWLLRNQIHRTGDWANTVDVQPGGWCFEFANDYYPDLDDTAMCMMALADQFRAPAETPAAPGTLRLVDDQDEASQSNRLALLERIPDALARAERWTLAMQNRDGGWGAFDKDNDREFLCYVPFADHNAMIDPSTPDLTARVLEALGQIGHRQGNPAVDRALAYLRQSQEADGSWFGRWGVNYIYGTWQVLVGLRAVGVPSSDPTVVAGVNWLLAYQQSSGAWGESADSYADPHLRGQGPATPSQTAWALLGLIAAGQHDHPSVARGIQWLVNHQREDGGWDELEFTGTGFPQVFYLRYHMYPIYFPLMALSQWAAATGIKLPSPEKMTLALQEVADEG